A section of the Humulus lupulus chromosome 2, drHumLupu1.1, whole genome shotgun sequence genome encodes:
- the LOC133814966 gene encoding uncharacterized protein LOC133814966, translating into MLFATVDQFRTTLKEHFIKINREYVWLANDQRRVRAKCKSAGCNWVIYARVQLSDKRSFRVNTLVDRHTCGLVFNNKHATSNWLVKHYLEQFRINPNLTYTCFMQLTTRTQFSRTTRSTFYRAKNCAKVMLEGTIREQYAILEDYCKQLLETNPGSTSILKTRMQDGKRLFERVYICLKACKDGFLNGCRPLICLDGCFLKGYCKGMLLAAIGIDAANAMFPVAYAVVEKEYTGSWTWFLNLLKEDLKIDEPERITMISDRQKGLEKALSTVFQGSEVRFCVRHMHANFKKQFPGLLLKQMMWAAARATTKVEWKNRMNEIKQENFKAYEWLMKKNPEEWTKSHFREHVKCDILINNLCESFDNAILDARDKSIITLLENIRHWMMSLFCNRRMSVSKWVHPVSKRIMDIIEKSKNVAKHCFPMLAGGGKFQVNLLQSINAQSFVVNLETKTCTCRLFRLSGIPCGHALAAI; encoded by the coding sequence ATGCTTTTTGCTACCGTGGACCAATTTAGAACTACATTGAAGGAGCATTTTATTAAGATTAACAGGGAGTATGTTTGGCTGGCCAATGACCAAAGGAGGGTAAGGGCAAAATGCAAGAGTGCAGGCTGCAATTGGGTCATTTATGCAAGAGTCCAACTGTCAGACAAGCGCTCATTCAGGGTAAATACATTGGTGGATAGGCACACGTGTGGATTGGTTTTCAACAACAAACATGCAACCTCCAATTGGCTTGTAAAGCATTATCTTGAACAGTTCAGAATAAACCCAAACTTAACTTACACATGTTTCATGCAGCTAACAACACGTACTCAGTTTTCAAGAACAACAAGGTCAACTTTCTACAGAGCAAAGAATTGTGCAAAAGTGATGTTAGAAGGGACTATAAGGGAACAATATGCCATACTGGAAGATTATTGCAAGCAACTGTTAGAGACAAATCCTGGGAGCACATCAATATTGAAAACCAGAATGCAGGATGGAAAGAGGTTATTTGAAAGGGTGTATATATGTCTTAAAGCTTGTAAAGATGGATTCCTCAATGGTTGTAGGCCCCTTATCTGCTTGGATGGTTGTTTTTTAAAAGGATATTGCAAAGGAATGTTATTAGCTGCAATTGGCATTGATGCAGCAAATGCCATGTTTCCAGTGGCTTATGCTGTAGTGGAGAAGGAGTACACAGGCAGCTGGACATGGTTTTTAAATTTATTGAAGGAGGATTTGAAGATTGATGAACCAGAGAGAATAACAATGATTTCAGATAGGCAAAAGGGCTTAGAAAAGGCATTAAGTACTGTATTTCAAGGTTCGGAAGTGAGATTCTGTGTGAGACATATGCATGCcaatttcaagaagcaattccctGGACTCTTACTTAAGCAAATGATGTGGGCCGCTGCAAGGGCAACAACTAAAGTGGAATGGAAAAATAGGATGAATGAAATTAAGCAAGAGAATTTCAAGGCGTATGAATGGCTGATGAAAAAAAACCCAGAAGAATGGACCAAGTCTCATTTCAGGGAGCATGTGAAATGTGACATTCTTATTAATAACCTCTGTGAAAGTTTCGACAATGCCATTCTTGATGCCAGAGATAAATCTATTATCACTCTGCTAGAAAATATTAGGCATTGGATGATGAGTTTGTTCTGCAATAGAAGAATGAGTGTCTCTAAGTGGGTGCATCCTGTTTCCAAAAGAATTATGGACATCATTGAGAAAAGCAAGAATGTTGCTAAACATTGTTTCCCTATGCTTGCTGGAGGTGGTAAGTTCCAGGTAAATTTATTGCAAAGCATCAATGCTCAGTCATTTGTTGTGAACTTGGAAACGAAAACATGCACATGTAGGCTATTCCGATTGTCTGGCATACCGTGTGGGCATGCTTTAGCTGCTATCTAG